Proteins from a genomic interval of Massilia sp. KIM:
- a CDS encoding tetratricopeptide repeat protein, with protein sequence MKRSLSILTLSLLLSTQAFAGELEDAHAAFEKKDYATALKLYTKLANAGNPEAQQHLGQMYWYGEAGEVDEAKAEALFRKAAAKGNKVAAASLDVMKQRVERRADIDYWVKGYDGADLKSGEFRCPAPRIPAMSKINEEIDRVGAAVNTWQNCYNKFVTNLNANSPLTKKIPADIAKLMNKQETEASAAHLERVRENVAEEAKVSSKLILADFAAWKAATEAYVLQHNAMIKNAAAEKGK encoded by the coding sequence ATGAAACGTTCGCTTTCCATCCTGACCCTGTCCCTGCTGCTGTCCACCCAGGCCTTCGCCGGCGAGCTCGAAGACGCGCACGCCGCCTTCGAGAAGAAGGATTACGCGACCGCGCTCAAGCTCTACACCAAGCTGGCCAACGCGGGCAATCCGGAAGCCCAGCAGCACCTGGGGCAGATGTACTGGTACGGTGAGGCGGGGGAGGTGGACGAGGCCAAGGCCGAGGCGCTGTTCCGCAAGGCGGCGGCCAAGGGCAACAAGGTGGCGGCTGCCTCGCTGGACGTGATGAAGCAGCGCGTCGAGCGGCGCGCGGACATCGATTACTGGGTCAAGGGCTATGACGGCGCCGACCTGAAGTCGGGCGAATTCCGTTGCCCGGCGCCGCGCATTCCGGCCATGTCCAAGATCAACGAAGAGATCGACCGGGTGGGTGCGGCGGTGAATACCTGGCAGAACTGCTACAACAAGTTCGTCACCAACCTGAACGCGAATTCGCCGCTGACCAAGAAGATTCCTGCGGATATCGCCAAGCTCATGAACAAGCAGGAAACCGAGGCCTCGGCGGCCCACCTGGAACGGGTGCGAGAGAACGTCGCGGAGGAGGCGAAAGTGAGCTCGAAGCTGATCCTGGCGGACTTCGCGGCGTGGAAGGCGGCGACCGAGGCCTACGTGCTGCAGCACAATGCCATGATCAAGAATGCGGCGGCGGAGAAGGGCAAGTAA
- a CDS encoding cystathionine gamma-synthase family protein, producing the protein MSETSKSSSYGFTTTILHNDRRKAIEQGSLHKPVHTSVAFGYGDARQLASVFQGKEPGFRYGRQGNPTVSALEDKITKMEDGVASLCFATGMGAIGALFQALLRAGDHVVSSSFLFGNTNSLWQTVAGQGVDVAFVDATEVANVEAALTPNTRLVFVETIANPRTQVADLARIGQLCRERGILYVVDNTMTTPYLFRPKSVGAGLVVNSLTKSIGGHGIALGGALTDTGLFDWSAYPNIAPNFRKQPAQAQGMAQLRAKALRDFGAALGPEAAHHIAVGAETLALRMERTSANALALASMLEADERVAAVHYPGLASHPQHGITKELFRSAGSLMSFELKDGIDCFDYLNRLKLGIPASNLGDTRTLVIPVAHTIFFEMGPERRASMGIAESLIRVSVGIEDTDDLLADFRQALDA; encoded by the coding sequence ATGAGCGAGACGTCCAAGTCCTCCAGCTACGGCTTCACCACGACCATCCTGCACAACGACCGCCGCAAGGCGATCGAGCAGGGCTCGCTGCACAAGCCGGTGCATACCTCGGTGGCCTTCGGCTACGGCGACGCGCGCCAGCTGGCCAGCGTCTTCCAGGGCAAGGAGCCGGGCTTCCGCTACGGCCGCCAGGGCAACCCGACCGTCAGCGCGCTCGAGGACAAGATCACGAAGATGGAAGACGGGGTTGCCTCGCTCTGCTTCGCCACCGGCATGGGCGCCATCGGTGCGCTGTTCCAGGCGCTGCTCAGGGCGGGCGACCACGTGGTCTCCTCGTCCTTCCTGTTCGGGAACACCAACAGCCTGTGGCAGACCGTGGCGGGGCAGGGCGTGGACGTGGCCTTCGTGGACGCGACCGAGGTCGCCAACGTGGAAGCGGCGCTGACGCCGAACACCCGCCTGGTGTTCGTCGAGACCATCGCCAACCCGCGCACCCAGGTGGCCGACCTGGCGCGCATCGGCCAGCTGTGCCGCGAGCGCGGCATCCTCTACGTAGTGGACAACACCATGACCACGCCCTATCTGTTCCGTCCGAAGTCGGTCGGCGCGGGCCTGGTGGTGAACTCGCTGACCAAGTCGATCGGCGGCCACGGCATCGCCCTGGGCGGCGCCCTGACCGACACCGGCCTGTTCGACTGGAGCGCCTATCCGAACATCGCCCCGAACTTCCGCAAGCAGCCGGCCCAGGCCCAGGGCATGGCCCAGCTGCGTGCCAAGGCCCTCCGCGACTTCGGCGCGGCCCTGGGGCCGGAGGCGGCCCACCACATCGCGGTCGGCGCCGAGACCCTGGCCCTGCGCATGGAACGCACCAGCGCCAATGCGCTGGCGCTGGCCTCCATGCTGGAAGCCGACGAGCGGGTGGCGGCGGTGCATTATCCGGGCCTCGCCTCGCATCCCCAGCACGGGATCACGAAGGAGCTGTTCCGTTCGGCGGGCTCGCTGATGTCCTTCGAGCTCAAGGACGGCATCGACTGCTTCGATTACCTGAACCGGCTCAAGCTCGGCATCCCGGCCAGCAACCTGGGCGACACCCGCACCCTGGTGATTCCGGTGGCGCACACCATCTTCTTCGAGATGGGACCGGAGCGCCGCGCCAGCATGGGCATCGCCGAGTCCCTGATCCGGGTCTCGGTCGGGATCGAGGACACGGACGACCTGCTGGCGGACTTCCGCCAGGCGCTCGACGCCTGA